TCTCGACGCAGAAGAAGGGCGATTGCCTCGGTGAATTTGGCGAAAACGACAAGCTGCTCATCATCAAGCAAGATGGTAGCGCTCGCGTCCACAACATGGCAGACCCGATTCTCGTGGGTTCGAACATCAAGTATCTGCACAAGTACGACCCAGCACAGGTCTTTACGGTGCTCTACTTCGAAGGCTCGAATTTCAACTACATGGTCAAGCGTTTCAACCTCGAAGGCTGCCCCATGACGACGGAATTCAGCGTTGTTTCCGACCACAAGGATACGAAGCTCATCGAGTTCTTTGCAACAGAAGACGCCCGCGAACTGATGGAATACCAGGTCGGTCGCGAAGTGCAAAAAGAAGAACTCGACTTGACGGAAGTAGCAGAAGTCAAGGGCTACAAGGCTCTCGGCAGCAAGTTCACCGCCAAGAAGATCAAGCGCGTGAGCCGCATTTCGCCGGCAGACCCGTTTAGCGACGGCAGCGGTGAAAGCGAAGGTTCAAGCGAAGATCCGAGCTTGTTCTAGGAAAGAAAGCTCCGCTTTGATGTCATGCCCGCCTCCGTGCGGGCATCTCCTTTTTTAGGACGAGAAGGTGATTCCCGATTAAATCGGGAATGACAATTCGAGGGGGTTCGCAATGACGTAATTAATGAGTTATACCCCGCGAAAAAGCGGGGCATTTCTTTTTACAGAATATCTCTGTTGAGTAATTCGCCGTGGCTGAGTTCAAGACGGCGGAACGGGCTGTTCAGATAAAAGTCTGGGTTATGCGTTGCCATGAGGATGGTCGTGCCGCGGGCGTTGATTTCCTTGAAGATGCAGAAGACTTCTTCAGCGTTTTTCGGATCCAAGTTACCGGTCGGTTCGTCAGCCAAAAGCAAATACGGGTTATGCACCATCGCACGGGCAATCGCCACGCGCTGCTGTTCACCGCCCGAAAGCGTGTAAGGCATTGCAAAACGCTTTTGGCTAATGCCCACGAGTGCAAGCGCGTCAAAAACAGCTGCATTAATCTTGTTACTAGGAGTTCCCACAATGCGGAGAGCAAGCGCCACATTCTCAAAAACATTGCGGTCCGGCAACAGCTTAAAGTCCTGGAAAATAATTCCCATCTTGCGGCGAAGCGCCTGGATCCTATCGTCCGGAGTGTTCTTGCTATCGTACAGGACGTTGTCCGAGAACTTGACCATCACCTGGCCGCCGCGCTGTTCGTCCGGGCGTTCATCCATGTAGATGAGTTTCAGCACCGTCGATTTTCCGGCGCCGGAATGCCCCGTCAAGAAAACAAACTCGCCCTTATTGATGCGGAAGGTGACGTTATTCAACGCCTTCCAGTTGGCTTCGTAAGATTTCGTGACGTGGGTAAAATGGATCATACTATTCCGTCATTCTGATTTCGACGAGAACTTCCTTGCGCCACTTCTGGATGAGCTTCTGGAGCTTTTCATTTTCCAAGTGCGTTGCAGCCATGAGTTCAATCTTGCCGTAATCTTCTTCGAGCGTGAGTTCGCGCACCTGGCGGGAATCATCGAGACGGAACAAATGATAAACACCATCAATCATGACCGGTTCAGAAATTTCGCCGACGTTCAAGTTTGCGACCGGATCGACATAAGCAGGTTCCATTTCGTTACGCTGGAACCAGCCAAGCAAACCGCCCTGGAAATTGCTGGACTTGTCTTCGCTGAACTTCTTGGCGGCATTGGCAAACTCATCCTTAGTCTTAATATTCTTGCGGAGAGAATCGGCAAGAGCAACGACTGCAGCCGAATCCTTTGCGGTAGGAATCGTGCGCAATAGAATTTGAGCAGAACGGACACCATCTTCCTTACGGCCAAGCACACGAACAATATGCCAACCCAAGTCCGTCTTGACCGGAGTCGATGCGTAGTGACCATTCTTCAAATGCTCAATAGCCTTTTCAAATGCAGGATCCAAAAGACCGCGCTTAAAGTAACCGAGGTCACCACCCTTTGCGGCAGAGCTATCCTGCGAATGGCGCTGAGCCAAAAGTTCAAATTTGATACCTAGGTTGAGGCTATCGATCAGCGCTTCAGCCACGCGCTTCACGGAATCCACCACCATCGAATCCGGCTTAATCGGAAGCTGGATGTGGCTCAACAAAACGCAGTTGAACTGGCGCGGAAGCGAGTCCTTGTAATCCTTATAGAAAACGTCCACTTCCTTCTTGGTCGGGTGAATCGTGCCCACGTGGAGCTGACGCACACGGGAAATTTCCATGTGATTGCGGATCTGCTTACCCAGCTGTTCACGGTACTGGATCATCGAAAGACCAAGCTGAGCGCGCACCGCCTTTTCAAGCGTAGCCATATCAATCTTCTGGCTTGCGGCAATAGACTGGAGATGGCTAGTCACACGCTGATCCACTTCGGCATCCGAAATGACGATGGAATCACGGTCAATGCGACTGAGCAGAACCTTTTCCTCAATCATGCGGTCCAGCACGGCTTCTTTCTGCTGCTGTTCCGTCATACTGGAAGCTTCAGGAGTATCCTGGAACCTGTAAAGATTGTTCATGAACTCCGAACGCATAATCGGCTTGCCATCAACAACGGCCGCAATTCCCTCCATCAGTACGGGTTCAGCAAAGCAGCCAACAGTAAAAGCAAAAACTAAAGAGGCAATTCGATTACTGATCATTATTTTTCCTTTTCACTAAGAACGTTCATCTTCGTAATTATGGGAATCCCTGTTTTCCATTCGTCCTTGAGTCGCTTCAGAACGACTTTCTGATGTTCCACCCAAGCCTGCATTGAAACATCTTCAATCACCTCGTCGAGCGGTCGCGCATCAGCAGAATCAAGACGGCTTGTCACAACAGCGATCTTAGCAGCCCCATCGCAAACCTTCATCGGCGTAATACGCCCCACAACCGCGCCCCGAATTGATGGGATCATGCACGGATCAGGCGTTTTATCAACACCGTCAAATTCCCTCATGCGCTTTACCAGACGATGGTTAGGCGGAATCGATTCAAACTTGGTGTTCTTGAATTCCTTGTAATAGATCACAGCAGACTTCCAGTCGGCAAATGAGAGAATCGCTCCCGAAACCGTAGTTTTGCCATTCAGATACAAGTTCTGGTTCTTATGGTAGAAGTCAATCTTTTCACCATCGCTCACCATCATCGTATCGAGGAAGGTCTGCATGTAGTAATCCGCAATAATTTTTCGTTTCGTGCGTTCAAGCATCTGAATTAAAGCGGAATCCTTCAAAGCTCCATTTTTCACAGCCTGCTGATAGACGAGTTCTTCCTCAATCCAGTGCTGCAAAAAAAGAATGCGCTCGTTGTCACCCCAGGAATCCCAATCAGGAGCGTATGTGTAAATTTCCGACTGATGTAGCTTGGAGTCGCCCACCGTTACAATAACAGGGTCTTCGGACTTGCAAGCGGCAATCAAAGCCAAACAAAAGACAAGCAATATGTGGATCAGGGATTTCATCGCGACAAATTTAGCAAATTCAAAGCCACAAGAGTACTTAAAGCCGTCCAAAACGGCCTTTCAACCTTGCTAAAGCGTCTTCTTCCACGATATCTTCGGCGTCATTTCCCTTGCGCTTGTACTTGAGAATTTCAAAATCTTCAAGCATTGCCTTCGCCTGCAAGTAAAGTTCAGCAAATTCCGGGTCATCCGTTGGCGTACGGTCGATTTTTCCGAGGAGTTCACGGGCATTTTTCAGTTCGAGGTCCTTCAGGTAACGCGCCTTGAGGTACGGGCGGAAATACTCGCGGAGGGTACCCGCCGAAAGTTCCGTATTTTCGCGGGATGAGGAATCACGAGATGCGCCAAACGAGAGTTCTATATTGAAAAGTTCTGCAAGAACGCGCAGGCGCTCAAACAAAGTAAGTTCTTTTTGGTACGCCGTATGGATCGCAATTATGGTTTTATTTTTTAAGGTCGATTTGCCGTTTCCACTCCGCATTTCCACGCTGAAATTTTTAAGCAAATTCCAGTTCTTTACAAAAGCTTCAGCACTGATAAGGCCCGATTCGTATGTAGCTCGCACGAGCGAGAGGCGGATTTCTTCATCTTCGCTGCGGGTGTTTGCAGCAAGGCTCTTGAAGTCGCGAATTTTTTTGCCACGCGAGAATTCAAGCCCCGTAAAGCGTACACAGCGAGTCGCATCAAGGTTATCGGCAGCGAGCGATTTAGCCACCCAAATCTTGAGAGCGGTTTCAAAGTTATCCGCAAACACGCCGCCCATTTCAAGCAAGTTCAAGCGGTCGGCAATGAGCTGTTTCTTTTCTTCCAAGAGAGCGTTTTTCTGTTGTGCGGAATGCGCCGCAGTCTCGGGATGCGCTGCGGATTCGAGATGCACACCCTCCACTCGCTTGCGGAACGCCTGCCAGAAACGCGATTCATCCGACACCATCAACGCTGACTCGCCAAGACGCCAGCCAAAGCGCATATTTTCAAGCGGGAAGTCAATGCCAAACGTCACCAAAGCCGGGCGGACCGCCAAGAACATGCGGTAAGAGCCCCATTCGGGCGACACCTCGATTTTATAAGGTTCCGGGAAGCCCGGCTTTGAAACAACCAAATGCAGGCGCAAATGATTTTCTTTGTCGGGGTTCACCGTCGGAACGTCGATGCTTGCGCCGTTTGCACCCGAGCGGATTTCCTTTGTATTCGAAAGGACTTCGTAAAGCAACAAGAGCGGTGCTTTATGCGGGAAGTTGTCGAGCGCCGCAAAGAATTCATCGTCAATCGCCGTGCGCTTGGCTTCGAGCAATTTCTTGACGCTCTTAGGCATTTCGCGAATCACGGATTCAATCATCCATTCGCGCCATTGCTGGATGCTCATCGCAAATTTTGCCGGAGAAATTTCAGTCAGCAAGTCATAAGGCAACGAAAGCGTAATGCCATCGCAATCGCGAGTCGCATCAAAGACCATCTCGCCTGTGACAACGCGCTCGCCAATGCGGAAATGCTCGATGGAACCGCCTAGAGTAGGTGCTGGAGCCGCATCCTTAGACTTGACTGGATTCTTCACCCTTTCAGGGTTCAGAATGACATCGCCAGCATTCGTCATCCTGAGCGCAGCGAAGGATCCAGTGCGGAACCCGTCAGCATCACTTGTCCAGGTTGTTCCACTCGTGCCGCCATCCAACTGATCCAACCAATACTTTTCATCAAATTTGAGGAACTGGTCGGTATGCTCGTAGATGTAGCTTTTGAGCGTTTTGATGGAATTGACGTTCCCCGCAATTCGCGTGTAGTATTCCACAAGTGCATCTTCGCTCGGAGCAAGCCCGAACTGGCGTTTACGCGCTTCGAGCGCATGCAAATTTTCTACAACGCGGTCGTTGTGCTTCATGAAATCGAAAGGCCTTGCCACCTCGCCCATCACGACCGCTTCACGCCAGAATATCTGAGCGCAGTCTTCGGGATTCACGCGAGCGTAATCCACACGATGGCCACGGCTAATCACAAGCCCTCTAAAGCTCACTTCTTCAACCGCTTCGACAAAGCCGCGTTCCTTATTCCATGTCGGTTCAAACCAACGGCGTGTACAGAACGGTTCTGCCACTTGCAAAATCCATTCCGGTTTAATCTCGGCAGCCTTCGTAAGGAACGTGCGGCTCGTCTCGCGCACTTCGGCGCTGAAAAGCCATTCCACGCTCTTGGCGTACAAATCGCTACCCGGGAACACATGCGTTTCGCGACCGCTCACCAAGCGGTAACAGCCGTTTTCAATATCACGATGCGCAATCCCACCCAAGAATCCGGAGAGGAGCGCAATGTGCAAATTGTCGCGATGGAACGAATCGAACGGACAAACTTTATTTTCAAATTTCACTTCGAGAATGCGGCTGAACTGTTCGTACAAATCAACCCATTCACGCAAGCGCAAAAAGTGCATGCTGTTCTTATCGCAGAACTTGCGGAGTTTGTTCCAAGTTTTGCCGTCCCAGTCCGTGCAGAAAGCATTCCACATCGAGACGTAAACGAGAAAATCGCTCTTGTGGCCGCAGAATTTGCGATGCAGCTGACGAATACGAGTGCGTTCCGGTTCATCGTTCGGCACCACACGCGGATCCTGGATGCTAAGCGCCGAGCATACGATAAGCGCCGGCTGCAAAACGCCCAAATCACGGGCGCGCAAAAGCACTGCCGAAAGCGAAACGTCCATCGGGAGGCGCGTCATATCGCGGCCAAGCTTGGTCACATGACCGCTAGAATTGTCGGCGGTGAGTGCGCCAAGTTCAAACAAAGTCTTGTAAGCGCCACGGAAAGCCGAATGCGGAGGCGACTGCAAGAACGGGAAGTTTTCGAGTTCCAGCCCGAGACTGCGTAACTGCAAAACGACATTTGCCAAATTGCTACGGCGAATTTCTGGCTCCGTGAATTCATCGCGCTTTTCAAAATTCTCGGGAGAGTAAAGGCGAATGCACACGCCGGGCTTCACGCGCCCCGCGCGTCCAGTGCGCTGCCGCGCGCTGGCCTTCGAAATTTCTTCGACGGGAAGCCCCTGGATTCTCGCCTGCGCATTGTAGCGCGAGATTCGAGCCATACCCGTATCGACAACGTAAGCAATTCCCGGAATCGTAAGCGACGTTTCGGCAATGTTCGTCGCCAAGACCACGCGAGTCTTGCCCGTGTGCTTGAAAATGCGACGCTGCTCGTCAGGACTCATGCGCCCGTAAAGCGGGAGCACATCAAAAGTCGCGGCATCTAGTTCGTGTGCAAGTTCGCCAGCCAAGTCCTGAATGTCGCGTTCCGTCGGCAAAAAGCAGAGCAAATGGTCGCGATGTCGCGTTTCCAAATCGAGAATCGCATCGCGAGCTTCTTCAATCAGCCCCGAATCGCCCTTGCCGCTGATGTCGCGGAAATCCTTCGACTCCGGGTTACGCCCTCCGCTCAGGATGACACAATTCTCTCGTCTCTCGTCTCTCGTCTCTCGTCCAAAATAATATTCCACATCCACAGGGTACGTGCGGCCTTCGGCCTCCATCACGCAACTGTTGTCATAAAACTCTTCAAAAAGTTTTGCATCAAGCGTTGCCGATGCAACAATCAACTTGAAATCTGGACGACGAGAAAGTACCGTTTTGAAAATGCCAAGCAAAATATCGATGTTCAACGAGCGTTCGTGCGCTTCGTCAATCATGATGGCGTTGTACTGCCGGAACAAGCGGTCCTTGCGGAACTCCTGCAACAAGATACCGTCCGTCATCACCTTGATGGGGGCTTCATTTGTACCTTGTTCCCAAAAACGAATTTTCGTCGAGACAAGTTCTTCGTCCTTGAGTTCTTCACGCAAGCGGTCAGCAATGGAAATCGCCGCCAAACGCCGAGGTTCGGTAACGCCGATTTTAAAGGAACAGGTATTAGGTTTTAGGTTACAGGTTTTAGGAGTCTCCGAATGACACTCCCCATCACTTCCTACTTCCGACTTCCTACTGTCTACTTTTTCTAAAAACCACTCCAACAAAAACTTCGGTAATTGCGTGGATTTGCCGGAACCGGTATCGGCCTTGACGATGATTACTTGATGTTTTTCTAAAAGCTCAAAAAACTCCTCCCGATGTTCAACAACGGGAAGCTCCGGGTACTCAATATTTAGACGAAAGAACGCTCGCATGCTCGCTACAGACGAAAGACTAAAGGATTATAACCGCGCCAAAGCGCCCCAACTTAAACCACAGACCAATGACCAACAACCATTGACCAGTCACTGTCTACTTCCTACCGCCTACTTCCTACTCTTTTATATGCCCGCATTTGTCGCAGGTGAGTTTATAGCTGTTATCGGGGTCTACGACCATCACGCCGTCACATTCTGGCACTTCGCACGGGAGTTCGCCCGGCATCACTTCTCTATAAGTCTTTTTTTCTTCCATAATAACCTGAATATAGAAATTCAAGACCCTGCTCGCCCACGACAATATTTATTTTTCGGATATGGAAAACGCAAAGACAGTCAAGCAATCTCAAGTCGAAACCCGCGACATCGTTCACCCCTCCGACGTCAACGCCTACAATTTTGTATTCGGCGGACACCTAACATCACTCCTCGACAAGGCTGCCTGCATTGCCGCCTGCACTCATTCCAGACGCAAAGTCACAACGGTCTCGATCGACAACGTGCGTTTCTTCAAACCCGCTACTGTCGGAACCATTCTTACCATCAAGGCATCCGTAAACCGCGCTTTCAACACCTCCATGGAAATCGGAGTGAAGGTCTTGGGAATCGACCCGCAAGTATCCTGGCAGCCCCAAGTCATCTGCCACGCTTATATGACATTTGTCGCCCTGGACGAAAACGGAAGACCGACCCCGATTCCCTCCATCATCCCCGAAACAGAAGACGAAATCCGCCGCTACGAAGAAGCCGGCATCCGCCGCGAAGCCAAGAAAAAACTGGCAGCATCTCTAGAAAACAAATAAATTCTACGTCTAATAAAAACACTGGATACAGTCGAAAACATTTTATTAAAAACGACCCTTTGACGGGTCCTTTGTTGTTTCTAGATTTTTACACATGAAACAGGTAGATGTCAAAGACCGCTCGCTCATCAGCCTTTCGTGGCCGCTAATCCTCACGTTTGCCGTGAGCATGATCCAGCCCATGATGGACAGCTGGTTTTTGTCGCGCACTTCCGAAACCGCAGCCGCAGGCGTTGGCGCCATGCTCCCGATTCTCGGGGCTCTTTTCACCGCGCTCCACGCTTTTGCGCAATCCGGCGCAAGTATCGTTTCGCAATACATTGGCGCGAAGCAGAACAGCCATGCAAGCAGCACACAAACGATGGTCCTTTTCGGGAGCATCCTTCTCGGCATCGCGCTCACGCTCATCATTTATCCGCTTTCCGGGAACATTCCGCAATGGATGGGACTCACCGAAGAACCTGCTAAATTCGCCACGCAATTTTTAAGCGTTGTTTCGTTTGGGTTCGCCTTCCGCGCCTTGCAAACTATTTTGACCGCCCTCATCGCGACCCACGGCCTTACCATTTGGAACTTTGTCGGAAACACGCTCACGATTGCCACAAACGCAGCCTTGAACGTCGTATTCCTCGAAGGGCTTTTCGGACTCCCGAAAATGGGCGTTCACGGAGTCGCCCTCGCGACCGCACTTTCCTGGCTCATTTCTTCGTGCATTCTCTGGCTTGTGCTCAAGTTCAAAGTACACCACCACAGCAAAACCCGCGACTGGAAACGCACCCGCGTTCTGTTGCCCGACTGGATCCGCATTGGCCTCCCCGCCGCCGCAGAACCCATCAGTTTCCAGCTTTTCCAAGTGTTCATCACCGCTATGGTCGTCTACATCGGCACAACAGCAATGACCGCCCGCGTGTTCGCAGGGAACTTTGCCGCGCTTTCCGTCATTCTCGGAGTCGGCCTCGGCAGCGGAAACCAGATTCTCGTGGCACACCTCGTCGGTGCTCATGACTACACCAAAGCAAACCGCCGCGTTCACCAAACACTCGCCGTGGGCATCATCAGCGGATTCTTGCTATCCGTCGCAGTAGCACTCCTCGGCGAACACCTGCTCAGGCTCTACACCGACAATCCAGAAGTTCTCCGCCTCGGTAAAATATGCCTCTGGTGCGATGTCGCTGTGCAACCATTCAAAGCAGTGAACTTCATCGTCACCACATCGCTCCGTGCCGCAGGCGATTCCAAATTCCCGGCACTCGTCGGTAGCGGCATGATGTGGACGCTCGGCCTTGCGACTTCGCTCATCCTCGCATTTGTCGTTGGACTTGGGCTCCCCGGCCTTTGGCTTGGCATGGCCGCCGACGAATTCTACCGCTCGTTCGCGAACATTTGGCGCTGGCGTAGCGGTCGCTGGAAAAGCAAAGCGGTGGTTTAACATGAAAAAGTCCGGCGGGAAGCCGGACTTTTTTAACTAAAGAACTTCATCAATTTACGATTGGTCGAGAGCAGCCTTAATCG
This is a stretch of genomic DNA from Fibrobacter sp. UWB4. It encodes these proteins:
- a CDS encoding peptidylprolyl isomerase, with the translated sequence MISNRIASLVFAFTVGCFAEPVLMEGIAAVVDGKPIMRSEFMNNLYRFQDTPEASSMTEQQQKEAVLDRMIEEKVLLSRIDRDSIVISDAEVDQRVTSHLQSIAASQKIDMATLEKAVRAQLGLSMIQYREQLGKQIRNHMEISRVRQLHVGTIHPTKKEVDVFYKDYKDSLPRQFNCVLLSHIQLPIKPDSMVVDSVKRVAEALIDSLNLGIKFELLAQRHSQDSSAAKGGDLGYFKRGLLDPAFEKAIEHLKNGHYASTPVKTDLGWHIVRVLGRKEDGVRSAQILLRTIPTAKDSAAVVALADSLRKNIKTKDEFANAAKKFSEDKSSNFQGGLLGWFQRNEMEPAYVDPVANLNVGEISEPVMIDGVYHLFRLDDSRQVRELTLEEDYGKIELMAATHLENEKLQKLIQKWRKEVLVEIRMTE
- a CDS encoding DUF3418 domain-containing protein, with amino-acid sequence MRAFFRLNIEYPELPVVEHREEFFELLEKHQVIIVKADTGSGKSTQLPKFLLEWFLEKVDSRKSEVGSDGECHSETPKTCNLKPNTCSFKIGVTEPRRLAAISIADRLREELKDEELVSTKIRFWEQGTNEAPIKVMTDGILLQEFRKDRLFRQYNAIMIDEAHERSLNIDILLGIFKTVLSRRPDFKLIVASATLDAKLFEEFYDNSCVMEAEGRTYPVDVEYYFGRETRDERRENCVILSGGRNPESKDFRDISGKGDSGLIEEARDAILDLETRHRDHLLCFLPTERDIQDLAGELAHELDAATFDVLPLYGRMSPDEQRRIFKHTGKTRVVLATNIAETSLTIPGIAYVVDTGMARISRYNAQARIQGLPVEEISKASARQRTGRAGRVKPGVCIRLYSPENFEKRDEFTEPEIRRSNLANVVLQLRSLGLELENFPFLQSPPHSAFRGAYKTLFELGALTADNSSGHVTKLGRDMTRLPMDVSLSAVLLRARDLGVLQPALIVCSALSIQDPRVVPNDEPERTRIRQLHRKFCGHKSDFLVYVSMWNAFCTDWDGKTWNKLRKFCDKNSMHFLRLREWVDLYEQFSRILEVKFENKVCPFDSFHRDNLHIALLSGFLGGIAHRDIENGCYRLVSGRETHVFPGSDLYAKSVEWLFSAEVRETSRTFLTKAAEIKPEWILQVAEPFCTRRWFEPTWNKERGFVEAVEEVSFRGLVISRGHRVDYARVNPEDCAQIFWREAVVMGEVARPFDFMKHNDRVVENLHALEARKRQFGLAPSEDALVEYYTRIAGNVNSIKTLKSYIYEHTDQFLKFDEKYWLDQLDGGTSGTTWTSDADGFRTGSFAALRMTNAGDVILNPERVKNPVKSKDAAPAPTLGGSIEHFRIGERVVTGEMVFDATRDCDGITLSLPYDLLTEISPAKFAMSIQQWREWMIESVIREMPKSVKKLLEAKRTAIDDEFFAALDNFPHKAPLLLLYEVLSNTKEIRSGANGASIDVPTVNPDKENHLRLHLVVSKPGFPEPYKIEVSPEWGSYRMFLAVRPALVTFGIDFPLENMRFGWRLGESALMVSDESRFWQAFRKRVEGVHLESAAHPETAAHSAQQKNALLEEKKQLIADRLNLLEMGGVFADNFETALKIWVAKSLAADNLDATRCVRFTGLEFSRGKKIRDFKSLAANTRSEDEEIRLSLVRATYESGLISAEAFVKNWNLLKNFSVEMRSGNGKSTLKNKTIIAIHTAYQKELTLFERLRVLAELFNIELSFGASRDSSSRENTELSAGTLREYFRPYLKARYLKDLELKNARELLGKIDRTPTDDPEFAELYLQAKAMLEDFEILKYKRKGNDAEDIVEEDALARLKGRFGRL
- a CDS encoding acyl-CoA thioesterase → MENAKTVKQSQVETRDIVHPSDVNAYNFVFGGHLTSLLDKAACIAACTHSRRKVTTVSIDNVRFFKPATVGTILTIKASVNRAFNTSMEIGVKVLGIDPQVSWQPQVICHAYMTFVALDENGRPTPIPSIIPETEDEIRRYEEAGIRREAKKKLAASLENK
- the ftsE gene encoding cell division ATP-binding protein FtsE; the protein is MIHFTHVTKSYEANWKALNNVTFRINKGEFVFLTGHSGAGKSTVLKLIYMDERPDEQRGGQVMVKFSDNVLYDSKNTPDDRIQALRRKMGIIFQDFKLLPDRNVFENVALALRIVGTPSNKINAAVFDALALVGISQKRFAMPYTLSGGEQQRVAIARAMVHNPYLLLADEPTGNLDPKNAEEVFCIFKEINARGTTILMATHNPDFYLNSPFRRLELSHGELLNRDIL
- a CDS encoding MATE family efflux transporter codes for the protein MKQVDVKDRSLISLSWPLILTFAVSMIQPMMDSWFLSRTSETAAAGVGAMLPILGALFTALHAFAQSGASIVSQYIGAKQNSHASSTQTMVLFGSILLGIALTLIIYPLSGNIPQWMGLTEEPAKFATQFLSVVSFGFAFRALQTILTALIATHGLTIWNFVGNTLTIATNAALNVVFLEGLFGLPKMGVHGVALATALSWLISSCILWLVLKFKVHHHSKTRDWKRTRVLLPDWIRIGLPAAAEPISFQLFQVFITAMVVYIGTTAMTARVFAGNFAALSVILGVGLGSGNQILVAHLVGAHDYTKANRRVHQTLAVGIISGFLLSVAVALLGEHLLRLYTDNPEVLRLGKICLWCDVAVQPFKAVNFIVTTSLRAAGDSKFPALVGSGMMWTLGLATSLILAFVVGLGLPGLWLGMAADEFYRSFANIWRWRSGRWKSKAVV